The following are encoded together in the Flammeovirga agarivorans genome:
- the murD gene encoding UDP-N-acetylmuramoyl-L-alanine--D-glutamate ligase, giving the protein MQEKVLILGAGESGVGAARLAKAKGFDVFVSDFGTIPQAQKDVLKAENIPFEEGTHERAPREVKVVVKSPGIPDKAPIVQELRANRAKIYSEIEFAFQYSKAKVIAITGTNGKTTTTKLIHHLLEKSGFNVGLAGNIGISYAKEVLENDYDWYVLEISSFQLDDIETFKPNIALLLNITPDHLDRYAYDIDKYAQSKFRIIENMDKEGTFIYGEDDPQVELQLKKHQIVPWAIGFNHTFFKEDHLAIPFKGNTYTFTDLPLKGPHNVWNMSAAILAALSAGCSSDSIQKALPSFIGEPHRLQEVAVVNKVTFVNDSKATNVEAAFFALQSFDKPIIWIAGGTDKGNDYSMLQDTVQHRVKSLICLGTDNSKLIEAFKEHKPIAETTDVNKAVELAMEMADEDDVILLSPACASFDLFKNYMDRGEQFMNAVHQL; this is encoded by the coding sequence ATGCAGGAGAAAGTCTTAATACTTGGTGCTGGAGAAAGTGGTGTAGGTGCTGCTCGATTGGCAAAAGCTAAAGGATTTGATGTTTTTGTTTCTGACTTTGGTACTATTCCGCAAGCACAGAAAGATGTTTTAAAAGCTGAAAATATACCTTTTGAAGAAGGTACTCATGAACGAGCACCAAGGGAAGTTAAGGTTGTAGTGAAATCTCCTGGTATTCCTGATAAAGCACCAATCGTTCAAGAATTAAGAGCCAATAGAGCAAAAATATATTCTGAAATTGAGTTTGCTTTCCAATACTCAAAAGCAAAAGTAATCGCTATTACAGGTACTAATGGTAAGACAACAACGACAAAACTAATACATCATTTATTAGAGAAGTCTGGATTTAACGTTGGCTTAGCAGGTAATATTGGGATTAGTTATGCCAAAGAAGTACTTGAAAATGACTACGATTGGTATGTCCTTGAAATTAGCAGCTTCCAATTGGATGATATAGAGACTTTCAAGCCTAATATCGCTTTACTATTAAATATTACTCCTGATCATTTAGATAGATATGCTTACGATATTGATAAGTATGCTCAATCGAAATTTAGGATTATTGAAAACATGGATAAAGAAGGCACTTTTATCTATGGAGAAGACGATCCTCAGGTGGAATTACAATTGAAAAAGCATCAAATTGTACCATGGGCAATTGGATTTAATCACACATTTTTCAAGGAAGATCACTTAGCAATACCTTTTAAAGGAAATACTTATACTTTCACTGACCTTCCTTTAAAAGGACCACATAACGTTTGGAATATGAGTGCTGCTATCCTAGCAGCTTTATCTGCAGGATGTAGTTCCGATTCAATTCAAAAAGCATTACCATCGTTCATTGGGGAACCACATCGTTTACAAGAAGTGGCTGTAGTAAACAAAGTTACTTTTGTGAATGACTCTAAGGCCACCAATGTTGAAGCAGCATTTTTTGCCTTACAAAGTTTTGACAAACCAATTATATGGATTGCTGGCGGTACAGATAAAGGTAATGATTACTCCATGCTTCAGGATACAGTTCAGCATAGAGTAAAATCTTTGATCTGCTTAGGAACTGACAATAGTAAATTAATTGAAGCATTTAAAGAGCATAAACCAATTGCTGAAACAACTGATGTTAATAAAGCAGTAGAATTAGCTATGGAAATGGCAGATGAAGATGATGTAATATTATTATCACCTGCTTGTGCCAGCTTTGATTTATTTAAAAATTACATGGATAGAGGCGAACAGTTTATGAATGCTGTTCATCAATTATAA
- a CDS encoding FtsW/RodA/SpoVE family cell cycle protein, translated as MEKLLSKLEGDRVIWAVMISLSMFSILVVYSATGSLAYMQADGDNEHYLLRHSTLVFIGMIGAYVCHKVDYIFYSRLSRYALLLSIPLLLFTWFFGSEINSASRWISIPFINFTFQPSDLARLALITNMASMLWKRQRDIGEFNKAIVPLLVWTGIICGLIGVSDISTASLLFLTIMLQLFIGRVPVKYLVMLVGIGILAGAFVYQFGQRGGTAVSRLTSFMSETEVPYQAEQSYIAISTGGLWGKGVGDSTQRNFLPHSYSDFVFAIVVEEYGLIGAIVIIGLYLTLLYRGMIIVANSQKAFGGLLASGLTFSLILQSFVHMGVVVGLLPLTGLPLPLISMGGTSLLFTGMTIGIILSVSKSTQEESEEVRFKRAERSKKRMGQDGTNRPKNVRLNS; from the coding sequence ATGGAGAAACTGTTAAGTAAATTAGAAGGAGACCGAGTAATATGGGCAGTGATGATTTCATTATCCATGTTCTCTATATTAGTTGTCTATAGTGCAACTGGTTCTTTGGCATACATGCAGGCCGATGGAGATAATGAACACTACCTATTAAGACATTCCACTTTAGTATTTATTGGGATGATTGGTGCCTACGTATGCCACAAGGTAGATTATATTTTCTATTCTAGATTATCAAGATATGCCTTACTTCTTTCTATTCCACTTCTACTTTTCACATGGTTCTTTGGTTCTGAGATAAACAGTGCATCGCGTTGGATCAGTATTCCATTTATCAACTTTACTTTCCAACCCTCTGATTTAGCTCGATTGGCCTTAATTACCAATATGGCATCCATGCTATGGAAAAGGCAACGAGATATTGGAGAGTTCAATAAAGCCATAGTACCTCTACTAGTATGGACAGGTATTATCTGTGGATTAATCGGTGTTTCAGATATTTCAACTGCATCGTTATTGTTTCTAACGATCATGCTTCAATTATTTATTGGACGTGTACCTGTTAAGTATTTAGTGATGTTAGTAGGTATCGGTATTCTAGCAGGAGCTTTTGTTTATCAATTTGGTCAAAGAGGTGGAACTGCTGTTAGTCGTCTTACCTCATTTATGAGTGAAACAGAAGTACCTTATCAAGCTGAGCAATCTTATATAGCTATATCAACAGGCGGATTATGGGGCAAAGGTGTTGGTGATAGTACGCAAAGAAACTTTCTACCTCACTCCTATTCTGATTTTGTTTTTGCAATTGTAGTAGAAGAATACGGATTGATTGGGGCTATAGTCATCATTGGTTTATATCTTACTCTACTTTATCGGGGAATGATTATCGTTGCCAATAGTCAAAAAGCATTCGGTGGTTTATTAGCATCGGGGCTCACCTTTAGCTTAATACTTCAATCTTTTGTTCATATGGGCGTAGTCGTTGGATTATTACCATTAACAGGTCTTCCATTACCTTTAATTAGTATGGGTGGTACTTCCTTATTATTTACGGGTATGACCATCGGAATTATTCTTTCAGTAAGTAAATCGACTCAAGAAGAATCTGAAGAAGTTCGTTTCAAAAGGGCTGAAAGATCGAAAAAAAGAATGGGACAAGATGGAACAAACAGACCTAAAAACGTACGATTGAATTCATAA
- a CDS encoding GAF domain-containing protein, which translates to MTYSTTIQDQYKKMLHTISQQVRSNSVGELEILHKSIHQLCKLSGSSYGFIGLVEDQHYLTNYKQLIECNQNHGRIPMMGNGPLSTPSKAHRYLKLSYHRRVPFFSFDQERFNSGMSWFSYILIPIYDNSRQVGLIGLCDRKSGYDKNFILEISPICRELRKIILQNFYKTDISRAQPVYSYSVHTESPAFDIMLTIDDFYNTKLSNIVWTQYFGSNKVLITDLIVKEDHASFYDLIQKARTTGLSQNTTLRFKRKNKTLYFKTRILFLRKSHQIQIIAQDISDRFSQSTDSKVRKDYLRPIRLLF; encoded by the coding sequence ATGACTTATAGCACTACTATTCAGGATCAGTATAAGAAGATGCTACATACTATTTCTCAGCAGGTCAGAAGCAATTCTGTTGGCGAATTAGAGATCTTACACAAAAGTATACATCAACTCTGTAAGCTATCCGGGAGTAGTTATGGCTTCATAGGTTTAGTAGAAGACCAACATTACTTAACGAACTATAAACAACTTATAGAATGTAACCAAAATCATGGCCGTATCCCTATGATGGGGAACGGTCCATTATCAACGCCATCAAAGGCACATCGTTATTTGAAATTATCGTATCATAGAAGAGTACCATTTTTCAGTTTCGATCAAGAACGTTTTAATAGTGGAATGTCTTGGTTTTCTTATATACTGATCCCTATCTATGATAACTCCAGACAAGTTGGATTAATTGGTTTATGTGATAGAAAAAGTGGTTATGATAAGAACTTTATTTTAGAAATTTCTCCTATATGCAGAGAACTAAGAAAGATCATACTACAGAATTTCTATAAAACAGATATTTCTAGAGCACAACCTGTATACAGTTATTCTGTACATACTGAATCTCCAGCTTTTGATATCATGCTCACTATAGATGATTTTTACAATACTAAATTGAGTAATATCGTCTGGACCCAATACTTTGGCTCTAATAAAGTATTGATCACTGATTTAATTGTAAAAGAGGATCATGCTTCTTTTTATGATTTAATCCAAAAAGCAAGAACTACAGGATTATCTCAGAATACAACATTAAGGTTTAAGCGTAAGAATAAAACCTTGTATTTTAAAACAAGAATTCTTTTTCTGAGAAAGTCCCATCAAATACAAATTATTGCACAAGATATATCCGACCGATTCTCACAGTCAACAGACAGTAAGGTTCGAAAGGACTATCTTCGGCCTATTAGACTTTTGTTTTAA
- a CDS encoding cytochrome-c peroxidase: MQSIKFCSYSLILFLFLTSCESDKEAIKNETYPLELPSHFGKQYTLPDHNPTTTVGVELGRMLFYDTQLSRDKSTSCATCHQQKLAFTDGKALAEGIHGRVGTFSSMSIQNAPWQAKFFWDGRANSLEQQALEPIENPLEMDMTLPEVIERLTSDDRYPKLFKIVFGSEEITEERIGMSIAQFERTLISSNSKYDQYLKGSYTPTEEELLGIQLFFTHPEPSQNLRGGNCGDCHLNILTSGDGKGFRGFHNNGLDNDEELKDGLMTVSGSIYDKGKFKAPTLRNIAVTAPYMHDGRFSTLEEVIEHYDEHIEMSATLDPLIREASNEPIFPGDPIVLHLTEKEKKAILSFLKMLTDETFLNDPKFSNPFTDE, encoded by the coding sequence ATGCAATCGATTAAATTCTGTAGTTACTCTTTAATACTTTTCCTTTTTCTTACAAGTTGTGAATCAGACAAAGAGGCGATCAAGAATGAAACATACCCTCTTGAACTCCCTTCACATTTTGGAAAACAATATACATTACCAGATCACAACCCTACAACTACTGTTGGTGTTGAATTAGGACGTATGTTATTTTACGATACCCAATTATCAAGAGATAAGTCTACTTCATGTGCTACTTGTCATCAACAAAAATTGGCATTTACAGATGGAAAAGCATTAGCCGAAGGAATTCACGGTAGAGTGGGTACTTTTAGTAGTATGTCTATCCAAAATGCTCCTTGGCAAGCTAAATTCTTTTGGGATGGAAGAGCAAACTCTTTAGAGCAACAAGCCTTAGAACCTATTGAAAATCCTTTGGAAATGGATATGACACTACCAGAAGTTATTGAACGCTTAACTTCTGACGATAGATATCCTAAACTATTTAAGATTGTATTTGGTAGTGAAGAAATTACAGAAGAAAGAATTGGTATGTCAATCGCTCAATTCGAAAGAACATTAATCTCAAGTAATTCAAAATATGATCAATACCTAAAAGGTAGCTATACCCCTACAGAAGAAGAATTATTGGGTATACAGTTATTCTTCACACACCCAGAACCATCACAGAACTTAAGGGGTGGTAACTGTGGTGACTGTCATCTAAACATTCTAACTTCTGGAGATGGCAAAGGATTTCGTGGTTTCCACAATAATGGTTTAGACAATGATGAAGAACTAAAAGATGGATTAATGACGGTAAGTGGGTCTATCTATGACAAGGGCAAATTTAAAGCTCCAACATTAAGAAATATTGCTGTAACAGCTCCATATATGCATGATGGACGGTTTTCGACTCTTGAAGAAGTTATAGAACATTACGATGAACATATCGAGATGAGTGCCACACTAGATCCTTTGATCAGAGAAGCAAGCAATGAGCCTATTTTTCCAGGAGACCCAATCGTATTGCATTTAACAGAAAAAGAAAAGAAAGCTATATTAAGCTTCTTGAAAATGTTAACCGATGAAACCTTCCTTAATGACCCCAAGTTTTCTAACCCATTTACGGATGAATAA
- a CDS encoding PhnA domain-containing protein, translating into MSLDKELEKRSGNTCELCGATENLSPYLVEPKSSKDTADHAYLCSNCQTQIDNADQMDVNHWRCLNDSMWNENPAVQVLAWRMLTRLRSEGWPQDLLDMLYLDEDTQAWAEATGEGISDEDKVIHKDANGATLENGDSVVLIKDLNVKGANFTAKRGTAVRNISLVHDNPEHIEGKVNGQQIVILTKYVKK; encoded by the coding sequence ATGAGTTTAGATAAAGAACTTGAAAAAAGAAGTGGAAATACCTGTGAATTATGTGGTGCCACTGAAAATTTATCTCCTTACTTAGTTGAACCAAAGTCATCTAAAGATACAGCAGACCACGCTTACTTATGTAGTAATTGTCAAACTCAAATTGATAATGCTGATCAGATGGATGTGAACCATTGGAGATGCCTTAACGATAGTATGTGGAATGAAAATCCTGCTGTTCAAGTTCTTGCATGGAGAATGCTAACAAGATTAAGAAGTGAAGGTTGGCCGCAAGACCTTTTAGATATGCTTTATTTAGACGAAGATACTCAAGCATGGGCAGAAGCCACAGGTGAAGGTATTTCTGATGAAGACAAAGTGATCCACAAAGATGCCAACGGTGCTACATTGGAAAATGGAGATTCAGTTGTTCTTATTAAGGATCTAAATGTAAAAGGTGCTAACTTTACAGCAAAGAGAGGTACAGCTGTTCGCAATATCTCATTAGTTCATGACAACCCCGAACATATTGAAGGTAAGGTAAACGGTCAGCAGATTGTGATACTTACAAAATATGTAAAGAAATAA
- a CDS encoding sterol desaturase family protein has translation MERLIEYFSTMPSSHRTVLLVGGITFFWMLEGLFPLFRFSYIKWKHAATNIFFTITTAIVNLSLAFVMVWTSDWVTNHQFGIMSWLDFLPTPIVILIGLLFMDLIGAYGIHYLNHKVKWFWLFHLIHHTDTNVDTTTANRHHPGESFLRLFATILAVFVVGAPIYMIFLYQSLSVIFSQFNHANIILPAKLNAIVACFFVTPNMHHVHHHFQQPLTDTNYGNIFSVWDHVFGTYANVDNKMLTYGIDTHMSPQENEPIKNLLQIPFQEYRDIKKIEEEKVDNRSY, from the coding sequence ATGGAACGACTTATCGAATACTTTTCAACTATGCCATCAAGCCACAGAACTGTCTTATTAGTTGGTGGGATTACTTTTTTTTGGATGTTGGAAGGTTTATTCCCTCTTTTTAGATTCTCATATATCAAATGGAAACATGCTGCAACTAATATATTCTTTACGATAACTACAGCAATTGTAAATCTATCTTTGGCATTTGTAATGGTATGGACTTCAGACTGGGTAACAAATCATCAATTTGGTATCATGTCGTGGTTAGATTTCTTACCTACACCTATAGTAATATTAATTGGTTTGTTGTTTATGGACTTAATAGGTGCATATGGTATTCATTACCTTAATCACAAGGTAAAGTGGTTTTGGCTTTTTCACCTGATTCATCATACAGATACTAATGTGGATACTACCACTGCAAATAGGCATCATCCGGGAGAAAGCTTTCTTAGGTTGTTTGCGACAATATTAGCGGTATTTGTTGTTGGAGCTCCTATTTACATGATCTTTCTATATCAGTCTTTGTCTGTAATATTTTCTCAGTTTAATCATGCAAATATTATTTTGCCAGCAAAATTAAACGCAATAGTGGCTTGTTTTTTTGTCACTCCAAATATGCATCATGTACATCATCATTTTCAACAGCCTTTAACAGATACCAACTATGGTAATATATTTTCAGTTTGGGATCATGTATTTGGTACATATGCCAATGTAGATAATAAAATGTTGACATATGGAATTGATACTCATATGAGTCCACAAGAGAATGAACCCATCAAGAATCTATTACAGATTCCTTTTCAGGAGTACCGAGATATCAAAAAAATAGAAGAGGAAAAGGTAGACAACAGATCTTACTAA
- a CDS encoding C40 family peptidase, with amino-acid sequence MKKLLLLFIGIITIHSLHAQSIEKLRKTLNKGKYEKVMHLGMKAQQKYPDAAYPFLYMSWAAWFEGQGQLNYAKTQWRYINTSLKNYELYCQKIDDPQKKDRVLTNKLRQYLEEFYDKSITFDRPDEANLANNWSIKLFDEPLNIKEEASPILTAEVEEISPFSFSFSEGIYETFFKAEDIKTSPEKIAKKADDYIGVPYKYAKEDPYDGFDCSGFVLYVYKQFGFEFPHNSKRIAMLGKSIPLGQVQEGDIVCFGAENANNYKDVYHIGIIYRIEKEDVKMIHCGTSTGVVVADLNKGYWNEQSFFIKRLMTLEHDIFIK; translated from the coding sequence ATGAAAAAGTTACTATTACTCTTCATCGGAATAATTACGATTCATTCATTACATGCTCAGTCAATAGAAAAATTACGAAAGACATTAAATAAAGGGAAGTATGAAAAGGTAATGCATTTAGGCATGAAAGCACAGCAGAAGTATCCTGATGCAGCTTATCCTTTTTTGTATATGAGTTGGGCTGCTTGGTTCGAAGGGCAGGGACAATTGAACTATGCTAAAACACAGTGGAGATATATCAATACATCACTAAAAAACTATGAATTGTATTGTCAGAAAATTGATGACCCTCAAAAAAAAGATCGCGTATTAACTAATAAATTAAGACAATACCTTGAAGAATTTTATGATAAGTCTATCACTTTTGATCGTCCAGATGAGGCAAATTTAGCCAATAATTGGAGTATTAAATTATTTGATGAACCATTAAATATTAAAGAAGAAGCATCTCCTATTCTTACAGCGGAAGTAGAGGAAATTTCACCGTTTTCTTTTTCTTTTTCTGAAGGTATCTATGAAACTTTTTTTAAAGCGGAAGACATCAAAACTTCTCCTGAGAAAATTGCCAAAAAAGCAGACGATTATATCGGAGTTCCCTACAAATATGCCAAAGAAGACCCGTACGATGGGTTTGATTGTTCAGGATTTGTACTGTATGTATACAAACAATTTGGATTCGAGTTCCCTCATAATTCAAAGAGAATTGCCATGTTGGGAAAGTCAATTCCGTTAGGGCAAGTTCAAGAAGGGGATATTGTATGCTTTGGAGCAGAAAATGCCAATAATTATAAGGACGTGTATCATATAGGAATTATCTATCGCATAGAAAAGGAAGATGTGAAAATGATACATTGTGGTACAAGCACAGGGGTCGTTGTAGCAGACTTGAATAAAGGATATTGGAATGAGCAGTCTTTTTTTATTAAAAGACTAATGACTTTAGAACATGATATCTTTATAAAATAA
- a CDS encoding LysM peptidoglycan-binding domain-containing protein, which yields MNYAVQPGDTLYGIARKHNLSTDDLISLNNWSSVPTLQIGQEIIVGKSSTPQNNTKVEPATSGKTHTVVKGDSLYAIGRKYNISPARILTENNLGTNAGIYIGQVLKIPSEEQEKTTTVTPTPNTSGQQKIHKVDAGESLYGIARQYQTTPQAILAANGLPANTPIYIGQELNIPSGSTNAPTSTVSTPKQSSTVPKQQPPKVYTVQQGDTLYKISREVGLTPQKILELNGFDANTPIQIGQELKVTEETSSPGSTSSHSTTTVTPQKETPKPSKTSHKISRGESLYAIGKKYNVSPAEILAYNKLTLDATIYIGQILHIPPQSQKPSAPNPTSSPKAPENPRYHVYTIQSGDYLSKIAKKFGVTPQEIVAANHIPKGRIYVGQQIMIPKQSGATSAPSQQQNTSSNIHNAQGRSIYQLSKLDGKTIFANGLRNKIGSRYNMIVDDVENLQKRLIQLGLLSSSHGENVRQIAQSYSGQVPGSRVPNTLSALRKMQDRFRLNWWVGTDARCQMLGTNQFTYGEVSPHDATYKFLKDFTKFTLKFPNPVNGQTETAEFQNFVYSGYNQYYDGVGYIGKSLPKDIPLSVYTDVGLSPVMASAMQVVSSHEGNFDAINSYDKAFFSYGFIQFAGGGRGLAPLIARMKVTQPALFKSIFQSVGIDVEYTTRNNDIHQGELIIDFPGKGRLKGIEAEKALRGDHQLYGPFIRAAFHPELIKAQILQGVKAYAKPALGIKLNINTGRFSQSNLLITEVINSAMGLGFAIDMTVNKWIVKTGEMFSNAINAIARQKGLHSLQQIMMIDEREVLQEIVRQEGGADKRVADRGNSMLHSGLSSAKNPTKGQGLIA from the coding sequence ATGAACTACGCTGTCCAGCCTGGAGACACATTATACGGCATTGCCCGAAAACATAACCTATCTACTGATGACTTAATTTCATTAAATAATTGGTCGTCTGTACCCACTTTACAAATTGGTCAAGAAATTATTGTAGGAAAAAGTAGTACTCCACAAAACAATACAAAAGTAGAACCTGCTACAAGTGGTAAAACACATACTGTTGTTAAAGGTGATTCATTGTACGCAATAGGAAGAAAATACAATATATCCCCTGCGAGAATACTTACTGAAAATAACTTAGGAACAAATGCAGGAATATATATTGGGCAGGTTTTAAAAATCCCAAGTGAGGAGCAAGAGAAAACAACAACAGTTACACCTACTCCAAATACATCAGGACAACAGAAAATTCATAAGGTTGATGCTGGAGAATCGTTATATGGTATTGCTAGACAATATCAAACAACTCCTCAAGCTATTTTAGCAGCAAATGGCTTACCTGCAAATACACCTATTTATATCGGACAAGAGTTGAATATTCCATCTGGTTCAACAAATGCTCCTACATCTACAGTAAGTACACCAAAACAAAGTTCTACAGTTCCCAAGCAACAACCTCCAAAAGTATACACGGTACAACAAGGAGACACATTGTACAAGATATCAAGAGAAGTTGGGTTAACCCCTCAAAAAATTCTTGAGCTTAATGGGTTTGATGCAAATACTCCAATACAAATTGGACAAGAACTGAAAGTAACGGAAGAAACGAGTTCACCCGGAAGTACTTCCTCCCACTCGACAACAACAGTTACACCACAGAAAGAAACTCCAAAACCATCTAAGACATCACACAAGATTTCTAGAGGTGAGTCTCTATATGCTATTGGAAAAAAATATAACGTTTCTCCTGCAGAAATTTTAGCTTATAACAAGTTAACTCTTGATGCTACAATTTATATTGGTCAGATACTTCATATTCCCCCTCAATCACAAAAACCTTCTGCTCCGAATCCAACATCTAGCCCTAAAGCTCCGGAAAATCCAAGGTATCATGTTTACACTATTCAGTCTGGAGATTATTTATCAAAGATTGCCAAGAAATTTGGTGTAACACCTCAGGAAATTGTTGCCGCGAATCATATTCCTAAAGGAAGAATTTATGTGGGTCAGCAAATCATGATACCTAAGCAAAGTGGTGCAACAAGTGCCCCTTCACAACAGCAAAATACATCATCTAATATCCATAATGCACAAGGACGCTCTATTTATCAATTGAGTAAACTAGATGGCAAAACCATCTTTGCTAATGGACTTAGAAATAAAATTGGTTCTAGGTACAATATGATTGTTGATGATGTAGAAAATTTGCAAAAACGTCTGATTCAATTGGGATTATTAAGTTCATCTCATGGTGAAAATGTAAGGCAAATTGCACAATCATATAGCGGTCAGGTTCCCGGTAGCAGAGTTCCTAACACTCTAAGTGCATTAAGAAAAATGCAGGATAGATTCCGACTGAATTGGTGGGTAGGAACAGATGCAAGGTGCCAAATGTTGGGTACAAACCAATTTACATATGGTGAAGTGAGTCCACATGATGCGACCTACAAATTCTTAAAAGACTTTACTAAATTCACATTAAAGTTCCCAAATCCTGTTAATGGCCAAACTGAAACCGCTGAGTTCCAAAACTTTGTTTACAGTGGGTATAACCAATATTATGATGGTGTAGGATATATCGGAAAATCTCTTCCTAAAGATATTCCATTGAGTGTATACACTGATGTAGGACTTTCTCCAGTTATGGCTTCAGCGATGCAAGTTGTTTCGAGTCATGAGGGTAATTTTGATGCGATTAATAGCTATGATAAAGCATTCTTCTCGTACGGCTTTATTCAATTTGCTGGTGGAGGTAGAGGTTTGGCACCACTTATAGCAAGAATGAAAGTGACTCAACCCGCTCTATTTAAATCTATTTTCCAAAGTGTAGGGATCGATGTAGAGTACACTACTCGTAATAATGATATCCATCAAGGGGAGTTAATTATTGATTTCCCAGGAAAAGGTAGATTAAAAGGTATTGAAGCCGAAAAGGCACTAAGAGGAGATCATCAACTATATGGTCCTTTTATTAGAGCTGCGTTCCACCCTGAATTAATAAAAGCCCAAATTCTACAAGGAGTAAAGGCCTATGCAAAACCTGCTCTCGGAATTAAACTTAATATTAATACGGGTAGGTTCTCTCAAAGTAATTTATTGATCACTGAAGTGATCAACTCCGCTATGGGATTGGGATTCGCCATTGATATGACTGTAAATAAATGGATTGTAAAAACAGGAGAAATGTTTTCAAATGCAATCAATGCCATTGCCAGACAAAAAGGTCTTCATTCATTACAACAAATTATGATGATTGATGAAAGAGAAGTTCTTCAAGAAATTGTCAGACAAGAAGGCGGGGCTGATAAACGAGTTGCTGATAGAGGCAACAGTATGCTTCATAGTGGATTAAGTTCAGCAAAAAATCCTACTAAAGGTCAAGGATTAATTGCATAA
- a CDS encoding HesB/IscA family protein, whose amino-acid sequence MKIENPISITDSAAEEINNILTQKKVPEGYALRVGVKGGGGCGGAQFTLGFDQAKETDIEYETKGIKVLIEKRQMMFLLDLEIDFEDRRDERGFVFNKVSAQ is encoded by the coding sequence ATGAAAATCGAAAATCCGATTAGCATCACTGACAGTGCTGCTGAAGAGATAAACAATATATTAACCCAGAAGAAAGTTCCAGAAGGATACGCCCTTAGAGTCGGTGTAAAAGGTGGTGGTGGCTGTGGAGGAGCTCAATTCACTTTAGGCTTTGACCAAGCTAAAGAAACCGACATTGAATATGAAACTAAAGGCATCAAAGTGCTTATTGAAAAAAGACAAATGATGTTCCTTTTAGATTTAGAAATTGATTTTGAAGACAGAAGAGATGAAAGAGGCTTCGTCTTTAACAAAGTGTCCGCTCAGTAG